One segment of Streptomyces bathyalis DNA contains the following:
- a CDS encoding FecCD family ABC transporter permease codes for MTNSPVPSVGSASRSANKEARDVRPRTSRRGLIPACLALLVLLLASVVVAIGLGPAVITPDETARYLWAAVSGGQIDAREATTYQIVWEIRTPRVLLAALVGAGLSTIGVAIQAMVRNALADPYVLGVSSGASVGAVGVTVTGALAGLGVYATSAGAFLGALAASALVYAAAASRAGLSPLRLILTGIAMALGLQAVMSMIIYLIPNSEATSTVLYWTMGSFGAATWATLPAVAVSVLLGVLGLNRSSRALDVMALGDETAASLGIDPDRHRKGLLVLISLVTGAMVAVSGAISFVGLVMPHLVRMVVGATHKRVLAVSPLVGAVFMVWVDLVARTFVAPRELPLGVITALIGVPVFVTLLRRKAYMFGGR; via the coding sequence ATGACGAACTCACCCGTGCCATCCGTGGGCAGCGCCTCGCGTTCGGCGAACAAGGAAGCCCGTGACGTCCGGCCGCGCACCTCACGCAGGGGATTGATCCCCGCCTGCCTCGCCCTCCTCGTCCTGCTTCTGGCGTCCGTCGTCGTGGCGATCGGTCTCGGGCCGGCGGTGATCACGCCGGACGAGACGGCCCGATACCTGTGGGCCGCCGTCAGCGGCGGGCAGATCGACGCGCGCGAGGCGACGACCTATCAGATCGTCTGGGAGATCCGCACCCCTCGGGTACTGCTGGCCGCGCTGGTGGGGGCGGGGCTGAGCACCATCGGGGTGGCCATCCAGGCGATGGTGCGCAATGCGCTGGCCGACCCGTACGTCCTGGGCGTCTCCTCCGGGGCGTCTGTCGGCGCGGTCGGCGTCACCGTCACCGGAGCTCTCGCGGGGCTGGGGGTCTACGCCACGTCGGCCGGAGCCTTCCTGGGGGCGCTGGCAGCATCGGCCCTCGTATACGCCGCTGCCGCGAGCCGGGCCGGGCTGTCACCACTTCGCCTCATCCTGACCGGCATCGCCATGGCACTCGGCCTCCAGGCCGTGATGAGCATGATCATCTATTTGATCCCCAACAGCGAGGCCACCAGCACGGTCCTGTACTGGACGATGGGCAGCTTCGGTGCCGCAACGTGGGCAACCCTGCCCGCAGTCGCCGTGTCGGTGCTGCTCGGTGTGCTCGGGCTGAACCGCTCCAGCCGCGCCCTGGATGTGATGGCACTGGGCGACGAGACGGCGGCGAGCCTGGGCATCGACCCCGACCGGCACCGCAAGGGGCTCCTGGTCCTCATCTCGCTCGTCACCGGCGCCATGGTCGCCGTGAGCGGTGCCATCAGCTTCGTCGGTCTGGTCATGCCCCACTTGGTGCGCATGGTCGTCGGGGCCACTCACAAGCGCGTGCTCGCGGTCAGTCCGCTGGTGGGGGCGGTCTTCATGGTGTGGGTGGACCTTGTGGCCCGAACGTTCGTGGCTCCGCGGGAACTGCCCCTCGGCGTCATCACCGCACTGATCGGTGTCCCGGTGTTCGTCACCTTGCTGCGCCGCAAGGCCTACATGTTCGGAGGCCGCTGA
- a CDS encoding methyltransferase, with the protein MREHGRRNTALFADDPAEARAWALHESLPDTLPADEIIALNTPKADLHTQRPYVYRDWTFDLPPGVFMPGETSRMIHDRVLDGTIPVSGRCYGAMGVGLGVEAVVAGLQGAREIHALDIDPASVRAMTEHYERIVGERPGTVFIPLVSDLFERVPDGARFDVVTFNPPAVTQQVSDDPTVVRNVCVGTDIAVRFFDQIVQRDLLADEGEIYFIVSNTSELRDIVAYAIESGFLPEVIHHQTWDTDDVQTFLFKLRRSAAA; encoded by the coding sequence ATGCGCGAGCACGGCCGCAGGAACACAGCACTCTTCGCCGACGACCCGGCTGAGGCCAGGGCATGGGCACTCCACGAGAGCCTCCCGGACACGCTGCCCGCAGACGAGATCATCGCCCTCAACACGCCCAAGGCGGACCTTCACACGCAACGCCCTTACGTCTACAGGGACTGGACGTTCGATCTGCCTCCCGGTGTCTTCATGCCGGGGGAGACGAGCCGGATGATCCACGACCGGGTACTGGACGGGACCATCCCCGTCAGCGGGAGGTGCTACGGGGCCATGGGTGTCGGCCTGGGAGTCGAAGCCGTTGTCGCCGGGCTCCAAGGGGCGAGGGAGATCCACGCGTTGGACATCGACCCCGCGAGCGTGCGGGCGATGACGGAGCACTACGAGCGAATCGTGGGGGAGCGGCCCGGAACGGTCTTCATCCCTCTGGTCTCCGACCTGTTCGAAAGGGTCCCCGACGGCGCGCGATTCGACGTCGTCACCTTCAACCCGCCTGCTGTGACGCAGCAAGTGAGCGACGACCCGACCGTCGTGCGGAACGTGTGCGTCGGGACGGACATCGCAGTGCGGTTCTTCGATCAGATCGTGCAGCGGGATCTGCTGGCGGACGAGGGCGAGATCTACTTCATCGTCTCCAACACCTCCGAGCTACGGGACATCGTCGCGTACGCGATCGAATCCGGGTTCCTTCCAGAGGTGATCCACCATCAGACGTGGGACACGGACGATGTGCAGACCTTCCTGTTCAAGCTGCGCCGAAGCGCAGCGGCCTGA
- a CDS encoding GbsR/MarR family transcriptional regulator, with the protein MPGGRLTQQERQRIAAGLADGLSYAEIARRLERPTSTISREVGRNGGPGGYRPQQAQRETVRRARRGTPASLGAGPSDSTTETDEEIIELAVRSGMPRTAARVHVDLLLSEDGRRTAAELARRLKVSPASVSVAVNFLVQQGFVRRERDPQRRRDIYVIDDDAWYHSILIGSRLTLDSAQAALAAAEKLGPDNPVGQRLTRAGTFLERVILDTMESADRWRSLLA; encoded by the coding sequence ATGCCAGGAGGACGATTGACCCAGCAGGAGCGTCAGCGCATCGCGGCCGGACTCGCCGACGGGCTCTCCTACGCCGAGATCGCCAGACGGCTCGAGCGGCCGACCTCGACGATCAGCCGGGAGGTCGGACGCAACGGCGGGCCCGGCGGCTACCGGCCCCAGCAAGCCCAGCGGGAGACGGTCCGGCGGGCGCGGCGCGGCACACCCGCATCCCTGGGTGCCGGCCCATCGGACAGCACGACCGAGACGGACGAGGAGATCATCGAGCTGGCGGTCAGGTCGGGGATGCCGAGGACGGCAGCGCGCGTGCACGTCGACCTGTTGCTGTCCGAGGACGGCAGGCGCACCGCGGCCGAGTTGGCCCGCAGGCTGAAAGTCAGCCCGGCCTCCGTCTCCGTGGCCGTGAACTTCCTGGTCCAGCAGGGGTTCGTCAGGCGCGAGCGCGATCCGCAGCGCAGGCGCGACATCTACGTGATCGACGACGACGCCTGGTACCACTCCATCCTGATCGGCTCGCGGCTGACGCTCGATTCGGCACAGGCCGCGCTCGCGGCCGCGGAGAAACTCGGGCCCGACAACCCCGTGGGACAGCGGCTGACCAGGGCAGGGACGTTCCTGGAGCGGGTCATCCTGGACACGATGGAGTCGGCCGACCGCTGGCGCTCCCTCCTGGCGTGA
- a CDS encoding pyridoxal-phosphate dependent enzyme, which translates to MHAHIAEAVKQPDLIRVRADLLCLRFETMKIYSALGAVRHLLDSGAVKQGDTLIDSSSGIYAQALALACHRFGLKCHIVGSTTVDRTLRVQLEILGVTLEQVEPSKNLRLDQELRVRRISEILKANPSYHWMRQYHDEIHYYGYREVADVMDREVPPGGISLVGGVGSGASTGGIATYLREAGRDVTVVGVQPFGSVTFGSEHVSDPDMIIAGIGSAIEFKNVRHALYDRIHWVNFECALSGAVELLRSTGIFAGLSAGAAYLATLWERRRRSTGRTYVFIAADTGHRYVDSAFARHRGAKDIDILSPHEITSLDELRQPWSTASWPDISAARRGT; encoded by the coding sequence ATGCACGCACACATAGCGGAAGCCGTGAAGCAGCCCGATCTGATCCGCGTGCGAGCGGATCTGCTCTGCCTGCGATTCGAGACGATGAAGATCTATTCGGCTCTGGGGGCTGTTCGCCATCTGCTCGACTCCGGGGCCGTGAAGCAGGGCGACACGCTCATTGACAGCTCGAGCGGCATTTACGCACAGGCCCTGGCACTCGCCTGCCACCGCTTCGGGCTCAAGTGCCACATCGTGGGCTCGACGACCGTGGACCGCACGCTCCGCGTTCAGCTGGAGATCCTCGGCGTCACCCTGGAGCAGGTCGAGCCCTCGAAGAATCTGCGGCTGGACCAGGAACTGCGAGTACGCCGCATCTCCGAGATCCTCAAGGCGAATCCTTCGTACCACTGGATGCGGCAGTACCACGACGAAATCCATTACTACGGCTACCGCGAGGTGGCCGACGTCATGGACCGGGAAGTCCCGCCGGGCGGAATCTCGTTGGTCGGCGGTGTCGGTTCCGGGGCATCGACGGGTGGCATCGCCACCTACCTGAGGGAGGCCGGCCGGGATGTGACCGTCGTGGGCGTACAGCCCTTCGGGAGCGTGACGTTCGGGTCGGAGCATGTGTCGGACCCCGACATGATCATCGCTGGCATAGGCAGCGCCATCGAGTTCAAGAACGTACGCCACGCCCTCTACGACCGGATCCACTGGGTGAACTTCGAATGCGCCCTGTCCGGGGCCGTCGAACTGCTGCGCAGCACCGGGATATTCGCGGGACTTTCAGCCGGGGCCGCGTATCTGGCGACTCTTTGGGAGCGACGCCGCAGAAGCACCGGGCGGACCTACGTCTTCATCGCAGCCGACACCGGACACCGCTATGTCGACAGCGCCTTCGCCCGGCACCGCGGGGCCAAGGACATCGACATCCTGAGCCCCCACGAGATCACGTCGCTCGACGAATTGAGGCAGCCGTGGTCGACCGCCTCGTGGCCCGACATCTCCGCGGCGCGACGCGGGACTTGA
- a CDS encoding kinase: protein MGTAFGTFGELLQGALPEEGGDFLVTLPVARWSMATFRQDPEADEIAVRPSHKEKALQLTRMIAEEVPGPVGGVLTLSSVIPEGKGLASSSADLVATARAVSNALNTPMPPARIERLLARIEPTDGVLYPAIVAFHHRTVRLRAILGSLPAMTVVGIDEGGGVDTVDFNRTPKGFSTAESCEYARLLDRLADAIPRHDLEEVGTVATRSALMNQSLRYKRSLEPMLKICRDVGGLGVAIGHSGTTLGVLLDARDSSCTRRATAAARACADLAGNVAVYRTLSFPGVPARPVNSLLPAWDSPWLRLNG, encoded by the coding sequence GTGGGGACGGCATTTGGCACCTTCGGCGAACTGCTACAGGGTGCGCTGCCGGAGGAGGGCGGTGACTTCTTGGTCACGCTGCCCGTCGCCCGTTGGAGCATGGCCACGTTCCGGCAGGATCCCGAAGCCGACGAGATCGCCGTGCGTCCCTCCCACAAGGAGAAGGCTCTTCAACTCACCCGCATGATCGCCGAGGAGGTTCCGGGGCCTGTCGGAGGAGTCCTGACCCTGAGCAGTGTGATCCCCGAGGGCAAAGGGCTGGCCAGTTCCTCGGCCGACCTGGTCGCGACTGCCCGAGCGGTGTCGAACGCCCTGAACACGCCCATGCCGCCCGCCAGGATCGAACGACTGCTGGCGCGGATCGAGCCGACCGACGGCGTGCTCTACCCGGCGATCGTCGCGTTCCACCATCGCACGGTACGGCTCCGGGCGATCCTGGGGTCCCTTCCGGCCATGACCGTGGTGGGCATCGATGAGGGCGGCGGTGTGGACACCGTCGACTTCAACCGCACCCCCAAGGGCTTCTCCACGGCGGAGAGTTGCGAGTACGCCCGGCTGCTGGACAGGCTCGCCGACGCCATCCCGCGACACGACCTGGAAGAAGTTGGCACAGTCGCGACCCGGAGCGCCCTGATGAATCAGTCGCTCCGATACAAGCGGTCGCTGGAGCCGATGCTGAAGATCTGCCGGGACGTCGGCGGCCTCGGCGTGGCCATCGGGCACAGCGGCACAACTCTCGGAGTTCTTCTGGACGCCCGTGACTCCTCCTGCACGCGGAGAGCCACAGCAGCCGCCCGAGCATGCGCCGATCTGGCCGGCAACGTCGCCGTGTACCGGACTCTCAGCTTCCCCGGCGTGCCTGCCCGGCCCGTCAATTCCCTTCTGCCTGCCTGGGACTCGCCCTGGTTGAGACTCAACGGGTGA
- a CDS encoding ABC transporter substrate-binding protein, producing MPLTRPLNPARRRAAVGSTAAAALLLSGCGADVATDGKKSEKVTVKRCGEPVEYTTPKRTVAYEGGSADKLFSLGLTKHVHGYVMPPANPPVSESPWASEYAKVKKLSDDLLNKELVVDAKADFVVAGWNSGFSDQRGITPEILDKLKIQSFMHTESCYNYPKSPEKKPPFEALYTDLERLGKIFKAEEKAEKVVQGLREREKAVASKAPKGDPPPVFLYDSGTDQPFTAGNQVPPNDIIEKAGGRNVFSKLDERWAQVNWESVTKAEPEVVIILDYGDKPATKKIDFLKKSPQTRELPAVKKDNFFILDYNEGISGPRNIDGLERFGTYMRNLAH from the coding sequence ATGCCTCTCACCCGGCCACTGAACCCCGCACGGCGACGCGCCGCTGTCGGCTCGACCGCGGCTGCCGCACTCCTGCTCAGCGGATGCGGAGCGGACGTCGCGACCGACGGGAAGAAGTCCGAGAAGGTCACAGTCAAGAGGTGCGGGGAGCCGGTCGAATACACCACCCCCAAGCGCACGGTCGCCTACGAAGGGGGAAGCGCTGACAAGCTCTTCAGCCTCGGACTGACGAAGCACGTCCATGGCTACGTGATGCCACCGGCCAACCCGCCTGTGAGCGAGTCGCCCTGGGCGTCCGAGTACGCCAAGGTGAAGAAACTCAGCGACGACCTCCTCAACAAGGAACTGGTCGTCGATGCCAAGGCGGACTTCGTCGTGGCCGGCTGGAACTCCGGTTTCAGCGATCAACGCGGCATCACTCCGGAGATACTGGACAAGCTCAAGATCCAGAGCTTCATGCACACCGAGAGCTGCTACAACTACCCCAAGTCCCCTGAGAAGAAGCCCCCGTTCGAAGCGCTCTACACAGACCTTGAGCGGCTCGGGAAGATATTCAAGGCGGAGGAAAAGGCGGAGAAGGTCGTCCAAGGTCTCAGGGAACGCGAGAAGGCCGTCGCTTCGAAGGCGCCGAAGGGCGACCCGCCTCCCGTCTTCCTCTATGACTCCGGGACCGACCAGCCCTTCACCGCGGGGAATCAGGTTCCGCCCAACGACATCATCGAGAAGGCCGGCGGGAGGAACGTGTTCTCGAAGCTCGACGAGCGCTGGGCACAGGTGAACTGGGAGAGTGTCACCAAGGCCGAGCCTGAGGTCGTCATCATCCTGGACTACGGGGACAAGCCCGCCACGAAGAAGATCGACTTTCTCAAGAAGTCGCCGCAAACGCGGGAGTTGCCCGCCGTGAAGAAGGACAACTTCTTCATCCTCGACTACAACGAGGGCATCAGCGGCCCCCGCAACATCGACGGCCTGGAGAGGTTCGGCACGTACATGCGGAACCTGGCTCACTGA
- a CDS encoding MFS transporter, translating into MSTGTGTSHMRREEAETGERLPNDLRMTRELWPILLASAVGLLPFTVFSTYLVPIADGSGSSVAAMGGLRGLGGLAALLVGTALAPLIDRVPKEWAAAGGLGVLAVSAALGASGDYILLVAFCLLVGGGTAVLNPSLTAAAADRFGSGKTAGRAATLVTATQSMTAMLAAPLIALPALFWGWEGDLLAVSAVSLLLAAILLSRRTSSGVEEETDSDRKLTYLASFKALAAVRGAVPLLLISLLRTAVFMGYLAYLAAYYDSRFQLDPGLFSLVWTLSGASFFVSNLLAGRLTNSARPRVRTEYLLGLGLVTALASVVGFYFTHLLVLALVLTSLHAASHAVVAACAVSLLVRRCGPLRGTALSINAAGMSLGVFVGASLGGAGLGLAGYPGIALVFGALMAVASVAALLVTRSSSPESEEDDGSTDSDDT; encoded by the coding sequence ATGAGTACCGGTACCGGGACTTCGCATATGAGGCGTGAGGAAGCAGAAACGGGTGAGCGGCTGCCGAACGACTTGAGGATGACACGCGAGTTGTGGCCCATCCTGCTGGCCTCCGCGGTCGGGCTGCTGCCGTTCACCGTCTTCAGTACATATCTGGTACCGATCGCGGACGGGTCCGGAAGCAGCGTCGCTGCCATGGGCGGGCTCCGCGGACTGGGCGGGCTGGCGGCCCTGCTGGTGGGTACGGCACTGGCGCCGCTGATCGACCGTGTCCCCAAGGAGTGGGCCGCCGCCGGCGGGCTCGGGGTGCTCGCCGTCTCGGCTGCTCTCGGAGCGAGCGGCGATTACATCCTTCTCGTGGCCTTCTGCCTGCTCGTCGGAGGTGGGACAGCCGTGCTCAATCCGTCTCTGACCGCAGCGGCGGCCGACCGGTTCGGTTCGGGGAAGACGGCCGGCAGAGCGGCGACGCTGGTCACGGCGACCCAGTCGATGACGGCGATGCTGGCGGCGCCCTTGATCGCGCTGCCCGCTCTGTTCTGGGGGTGGGAGGGTGACCTCCTCGCGGTCTCGGCGGTCTCGTTGCTGCTCGCGGCGATACTGCTCTCGCGGCGCACCTCCTCCGGTGTGGAGGAAGAGACCGACAGCGACCGGAAGTTGACCTACCTCGCTTCCTTCAAGGCCCTCGCCGCGGTGCGGGGTGCCGTGCCGCTGCTCCTGATCTCCCTTCTCCGAACCGCCGTGTTCATGGGGTACTTGGCGTACTTGGCCGCGTACTACGACAGCCGGTTCCAACTCGACCCCGGCCTCTTCTCGTTGGTCTGGACGCTGAGCGGCGCTTCGTTCTTCGTGAGCAACCTCCTCGCGGGTCGGCTCACGAACTCCGCTCGACCCCGGGTGCGTACCGAGTACTTGCTCGGTCTCGGTCTCGTCACCGCTCTGGCTTCCGTGGTCGGGTTCTACTTCACGCACCTGCTCGTGCTGGCTCTCGTCCTCACTTCACTGCATGCGGCCAGTCACGCGGTCGTCGCCGCTTGCGCCGTGAGTCTGCTCGTCCGGCGTTGCGGGCCGCTGCGCGGAACCGCCTTGAGCATCAACGCGGCGGGAATGAGTCTGGGCGTCTTCGTCGGAGCCTCCCTCGGCGGCGCCGGCCTCGGTCTCGCCGGCTATCCCGGGATCGCTCTGGTCTTCGGCGCCCTGATGGCGGTCGCGTCGGTGGCGGCGCTCCTGGTCACCCGGTCCTCCTCACCGGAGAGTGAAGAGGACGACGGCTCAACTGACTCCGACGACACATGA
- a CDS encoding ABC transporter ATP-binding protein: MDLTLDGLSVVTDGKKLLRDLSLNVTDGRCVGLVGPNGSGKSTALKCIYRALRPSSGTVRIGEQELSRLSMRRSAQLVAALAQDGEVELDFTVEEVVALGRTPHIRGNQVLSTRERELCERAMEQLDISHLARRGVLTLSGGERQRVLVARALVQEPTVLVLDEPTNHLDVRHQIELLSLLRVTGLTTLIVLHDLNLAAAACDQLGVLSDGRLVASGAPEKVLTPELVHDVFGVRASVVSHPLTGDPQLLYSLAPPSPNGSETSCLSPGH, from the coding sequence ATGGACCTGACCCTCGACGGGCTGTCGGTCGTGACTGACGGCAAGAAGCTCCTGCGCGACCTCTCCCTGAACGTGACGGACGGCCGGTGCGTGGGCCTCGTCGGACCCAACGGGAGCGGCAAGTCCACCGCCCTGAAGTGCATCTACCGTGCCCTGCGCCCGAGTTCCGGCACTGTACGAATCGGTGAGCAGGAACTGTCACGCCTGAGCATGCGGCGCAGTGCTCAACTCGTCGCCGCCCTCGCCCAGGACGGGGAGGTCGAACTCGACTTCACCGTGGAAGAGGTCGTCGCTCTGGGCCGTACGCCCCACATCCGGGGCAACCAGGTGCTCAGCACCAGGGAACGGGAGCTGTGCGAGCGGGCCATGGAGCAGCTCGACATCAGTCACTTGGCCCGTCGCGGCGTGCTGACACTCTCGGGCGGCGAGCGTCAACGCGTTCTCGTGGCCCGCGCTCTCGTCCAGGAGCCCACGGTCCTCGTCCTCGACGAGCCGACCAACCACCTCGACGTGCGGCACCAGATCGAGCTGCTGTCACTGCTGCGTGTCACGGGCCTGACCACCTTGATCGTGCTGCACGACCTGAATCTCGCGGCTGCGGCGTGCGACCAGCTCGGTGTGCTCTCCGACGGACGCCTGGTCGCCAGCGGGGCCCCCGAGAAGGTCTTGACTCCCGAGCTCGTTCACGACGTCTTCGGCGTCCGCGCGAGCGTCGTCAGCCACCCGCTGACCGGCGATCCGCAACTGCTGTATTCCCTCGCCCCTCCATCACCGAACGGAAGTGAGACCTCATGCCTCTCACCCGGCCACTGA
- a CDS encoding Rossmann-like domain-containing protein, with translation MPYPKPHTVAELTEGVLEGAYGPAPGGVTVTSAFWLYHTTRLAGGEVTYHNHYLLLRVGESFGACSFEAGELSPDFCENASGFPLETLLRSETTPVRIAALDAYLSHVRPHRTSGDAEPFTLPTGTPERRARARDAAVAGLLEVEPGARVALIGVVNPLIEAIRDQGGVCLPCDLNLRTTQWGEPVSDDMTEVLGQADAVVATGMTLSNGTFDLIIEHCRQQDVPLVVYAQTGSSVARAFLHSGVTALSAETFPFSQFSADATVLYRYRAGSLATVVEEAS, from the coding sequence ATGCCATACCCGAAGCCGCATACCGTCGCGGAATTGACCGAGGGAGTGCTGGAGGGCGCCTACGGGCCCGCTCCGGGAGGCGTGACCGTCACCAGTGCCTTCTGGCTCTATCACACCACGCGGTTGGCGGGCGGCGAGGTCACGTACCACAACCACTACCTGCTGCTGCGTGTAGGGGAGAGCTTTGGAGCCTGCTCCTTCGAAGCAGGCGAACTGAGCCCCGATTTCTGCGAGAACGCCTCCGGTTTCCCCCTGGAGACGTTGCTTCGTAGCGAGACGACTCCGGTACGCATCGCTGCGCTGGATGCCTATCTGTCCCATGTGCGGCCGCACCGGACGTCCGGCGACGCCGAGCCGTTCACACTGCCCACCGGAACCCCGGAGCGCAGGGCAAGGGCGCGGGACGCCGCCGTAGCGGGACTGCTCGAAGTCGAACCAGGCGCCCGGGTGGCCCTGATCGGTGTGGTGAATCCACTGATCGAAGCGATACGCGACCAGGGCGGCGTCTGTCTGCCCTGCGACCTGAACCTGCGGACCACGCAGTGGGGCGAGCCGGTCTCCGATGACATGACCGAAGTCCTCGGGCAGGCCGACGCCGTGGTGGCTACCGGAATGACGCTCAGCAACGGCACGTTCGACCTGATTATCGAGCACTGCAGGCAGCAGGACGTCCCGCTCGTGGTCTACGCACAGACCGGGAGCTCCGTCGCACGCGCGTTCCTGCACAGCGGCGTGACTGCCCTGTCGGCCGAGACCTTCCCGTTCTCCCAGTTCAGCGCGGACGCCACTGTGCTGTACCGCTACCGGGCCGGCAGCTTGGCCACGGTGGTCGAGGAGGCCTCATGA